Within Microplitis demolitor isolate Queensland-Clemson2020A unplaced genomic scaffold, iyMicDemo2.1a ctg00000210.1, whole genome shotgun sequence, the genomic segment TGAAAACATTTCATTTTCAGTGAAAAAATAGGAATATTtccttataaatattcaaggGAAAATTCCATCCTAATATCTTCAATATTAAGCTTTTATTTTAAGCTActcaaatatattatcattataatcataaaaaaaacaaaagaaatcataaataatttaatattattttcctcaaaaatataattaatttttctaataatatatatatatttaacatgacttttagaaaaaatatattcccCCCATCCTATATCAACTAATTTTCTATAGGTATGagaagtatatataaaatatttgtataacccaaaagtactaaaaataggtataaatcatattgaacccataaaatataaaccaaaaaatatactaaaattatttatattttttttaaaaaataaataaccaaaAAACAACCctaaaaaaacagaaaataaaggtatatattttatatataaagatataaaaataaaaaatggtgttttaaatattaatcatatcAAAATGACCCctaaaaaaacagaaaaaaaagttaataatattatagaaaatattatatttttatcttcataaTATGATTGAAAGACATAATTACCTGAACccatgaatattaaataattcattaaacgAAATCTATAACTCATAGTGAACATGAcagaaatcataaaaataaaataataaatgaaatttatattatttattgaaaaaaccTCCAAAATTAAATCCTTAGAATAAAAACCTGATAAAAAAGGTAAACCAGATAAAGAAAAtctagaaataataaaacaagaaGATGTGTAAggtattatattaataacgtACCCTATCTCACGGATATCCTGGGAATTATTCATTACATGAATAATCATGCCAGcacatataaataataatgccTTAAAAAAAGCATGAgttaaaagatgaaaaaatgcTAATTTAGGAAAACCTAAAAACaaaatcatcattattaatcCTAATTGACTTAAAGTAGACAAAGCAATAATCTTTTTCAAATCAAACTCAAAATTAGCACCAAGACCAGACATAAGCATAgttattatagataaaataacaaaaaaagtacaatcaatattatataatattgaactaaaacgaattattaaatatacccCTGCAGTTACTAAGGTTGAAGAATGAACCAAAGCAGAAACCGGGGTAGGAGCAGCTATAGCTGCTGGAAGTCAAGAAGAAAAAGGAATTTGAGCACTTTTAGTAAAAGCAgccaaaatagaaaaaataataatattatttatataaacatcaTAAAAtcccaaataataaatataatttcaactACCAAAATTTATCATCCAAGCAATACATATCAAAATAGCCACATCACCAATTCGGTTAGTCATAACAGTTAATATACCTGAATTataagaattataattttggaaGTAAATAACTAAGGCATAAGAAACCAGTCCTAAACCATCCCAACCCAATAAAATTCTAATCATATTAGGtctaataatcataaatatcattgataaaataaatattaaaaccaaaatcaaaaatcgatttttatatatatcatcatatatataggtatatctatataatacaACCATTGAAGAAATCAACAACACAAaacctataaatataaatgatatataatctataataATAGATATAGAAATGGAAAAAGAATTAATTGTCAAAATTTCCCAATccataaaaatcatataatcaaataatataaaatataaactcaaaaaaaccATCAAAacaccaaaaataaataataaaccaaaaattataaaatataaatataaataagtaaaaatgatctagaatataaatatacctaTAATATCACAAAttataattctaaaattaaactatctAGATAAAAAAccattaaagaaataatatcaatttttaaaaaaaagatatttaaaggaaatcaatgtaaaaataacaaataatattcaatataataaCCACAAAAACCACAAAACAAACCCTTATAAACAACCCCATGATTAATagaagaatataaataaatactatatATACACCCTATAAAAGATGCAAATATCAaatagaaaaaagaaatatatctCCAAGATATAATCccattaatcaataaaatttcaccCATCAAATTCATTGAAGGAGGTCTAGccatattattaatcattaataaaaatcagaatAAACATATTCTAGgtataaaagttaataaacctttattaataaaaattcttcgaGATAAAGTTCGTTCATAAGCAATATTTGCTAAACAAAATATACCAGAAGAGCATAAACCATGACCAATCATCAAAATCAATGAACCAATAATACCCaatatattcatacatattAAACCACAAATTACTATACCTATGTGAGCAACCGAAGAATAAGCAATCAAAGATTTTATATCAACCtgaaatatacataaaataccCACTATAAAAATCCCAAATAAACTCAAAGACAAAAACATATAATTCaatccataattttttaagaaaaaaaatacacgaaTAATACCATAACCTCCTAATTTAAGAAGGACCCCAGCCAAAATTATTGAACCAGAAATAGGTGCCTCAACATGAGCCTTTGGAagtcaaaaatgaataaaaatcattGGCATCTTCACCAAAAATGCCATCAACATCgaaagatataaataaaaattataaggaactttaataagaaaataaaatatcccaaaacaaaaatcattaatgtaaaaaatacctAACAATATAGgaagagaaaaaaacaatgtataaaataataaataataaccagCTATCAAACGTTCCGGCTGATAACCTCAcccaaaaatcaaaatcaaagTAGGAATTAATCTacactcaaaaaataaataatataaaaatagactATTAacactaaaagaaaaaatcaaaaataataacaacaaaacatttataaatataaattcataattaaaagtataattcCTATACAAAGAAGATCTAGCcaaaactatcaaaaaaacaattcaaattctCAAAGCAATcaaagaaaaagataaaatatcaCCACCCAAAAAATATCTTGATATTCTATatcaatataatattatatttgaatttaaaaacaaaaaaactattatcataaacgataataataaaacatatcaatttaaaaaattaacaaaaagaGCCAAAAATCTTaatgaaaaaactaattttatcatttaaatataaaaagtgtaTTAACCTGATCATTTCCATATCTACGAATAATAGTAACCAAAATCGATAACCCTAAAACACCCTCACAAActgaaaaagtcaaaaaaaccaaaattaaatatatatcacccAAGAAATCTAATACAAaagtaatcataaaaatatatacacacaaAACAATATATTCTAATCTCAATAAAGTCAATAATATATGTTTTCGcatagaacaaaaaataatcaaaccagaaataaatataaaaaacaatataaaatttacattgtataaaaaatatattaaaataagttttaatagtttaaaaaaaacaatgatcttgtaaatcataaataggaatCCACACCTTTAAAACTtcaattgaaagaaaattctcATCATTAATctccaaaattaatattttatttaaactatcaaCTGTATTACACTAATTATAGTaacaatattatcaataagatttataataatcatgatAAAACACCCATTAAGAATGGGAATTCTATTAATCATCCAAACCCTATTGACATCAATAATAACAGGaatgttaataaatacattCTGAATATCATATATTCTATTAATCAGAATATTAAGAG encodes:
- the LOC128668914 gene encoding LOW QUALITY PROTEIN: NADH-ubiquinone oxidoreductase chain 4-like (The sequence of the model RefSeq protein was modified relative to this genomic sequence to represent the inferred CDS: substituted 7 bases at 7 genomic stop codons) is translated as MIKLVFSLRFLALFVNFLNXYVLLLSFMIIVFLFLNSNIILYXYRISRYFLGGDILSFSLIALRIXIVFLIVLARSSLYRNYTFNYEFIFINVLLLLFLIFSFSVNSLFLYYLFFECRLIPTLILIFGXGYQPERLIAGYYLLFYTLFFSLPILLGIFYINDFCFGIFYFLIKVPYNFYLYLSMLMAFLVKMPMIFIHFXLPKAHVEAPISGSIILAGVLLKLGGYGIIRVFFFLKNYGLNYMFLSLSLFGIFIVGILCIFQVDIKSLIAYSSVAHIGIVICGLICMNILGIIGSLILMIGHGLCSSGIFCLANIAYERTLSRRIFINKGLLTFIPRICLFXFLLMINNMARPPSMNLMGEILLINGIISWRYISFFYLIFASFIGCIYSIYLYSSINHGVVYKGLFCGFCGYYIEYYLLFLHXFPLNIFFLKIDIISLMVFYLDSLILEL